One Sodalinema gerasimenkoae IPPAS B-353 DNA segment encodes these proteins:
- a CDS encoding branched-chain amino acid aminotransferase, whose protein sequence is MAAQTYPIEIKPVSESRLRGLDINNVPFGRLFSDHMLVATYEDGTWNPATILPYGKLEMSPSISALHYGQAVFEGMKAYKGPAGEALLFRPQANFERINRSAARLCMPPIPEEIFLDGLRELIRLDANWIPTRPGSALYIRPIYFATDESIGLRPSQQYTLAIICCPVGAYYAEPVKLTVTREYVRAFPGGTGAAKAAGNYAASLLADRQAKQQGYDNVLWLDGVDQTYIEECGTMNVFFVIDGVVVTPPLGGTILPGITRDSIITLLKEQGVPVEERRVALTEILAAHKQGRLQEAFGAGTAATIAQIETIAIDGVELNLEVTGEQQYGARLLKHLDEIKTGKREDHYGWMMQV, encoded by the coding sequence ATGGCAGCGCAAACCTATCCCATCGAGATCAAACCCGTGTCAGAATCCCGACTTCGGGGACTAGATATCAATAACGTTCCCTTCGGTCGCCTGTTTAGTGACCATATGTTAGTGGCGACCTATGAGGACGGAACCTGGAACCCTGCGACAATTTTGCCCTATGGCAAGTTAGAGATGTCCCCGTCTATTTCTGCTCTCCATTATGGACAAGCGGTGTTTGAGGGCATGAAAGCCTATAAGGGGCCCGCTGGGGAAGCGTTGCTCTTTCGCCCCCAAGCCAATTTTGAGCGGATTAACCGTTCCGCTGCGCGACTCTGTATGCCGCCTATCCCCGAGGAAATTTTCCTGGATGGCCTGCGGGAGTTAATCCGTCTCGATGCCAATTGGATTCCCACCCGGCCCGGAAGTGCCCTTTATATTCGCCCCATCTATTTCGCTACCGATGAGTCGATTGGGTTGCGGCCCTCTCAACAGTACACTCTGGCGATTATCTGTTGTCCGGTGGGGGCCTATTATGCCGAACCGGTGAAACTGACGGTGACGCGGGAGTATGTGCGGGCCTTTCCGGGGGGAACCGGGGCAGCGAAAGCGGCAGGGAACTATGCCGCGAGTCTGTTAGCCGATCGCCAGGCCAAGCAACAGGGATATGACAATGTCTTGTGGCTCGATGGGGTGGATCAAACCTATATTGAAGAGTGCGGCACGATGAATGTCTTTTTTGTCATCGATGGGGTTGTGGTGACTCCGCCGCTGGGGGGGACGATTTTACCGGGGATTACCCGCGATAGCATTATTACGTTGCTCAAAGAACAGGGGGTTCCTGTCGAAGAACGGCGAGTTGCGTTAACTGAGATTTTGGCGGCCCATAAACAAGGGCGTTTGCAGGAAGCCTTTGGGGCGGGGACGGCGGCCACCATTGCCCAGATTGAAACCATCGCCATTGACGGGGTGGAATTAAATCTGGAGGTGACGGGAGAACAGCAATATGGGGCCCGGTTACTGAAACATCTCGATGAGATTAAGACGGGGAAACGGGAGGATCACTACGGTTGGATGATGCAAGTCTAG
- a CDS encoding ATP-binding protein — translation MTQAVNAAIVNISGRQRMLSQRIAMLSLRWACSQDVQERANFRQEIAELVDVMELSHQGLLTGNAELHLPGHPSETVREMYFEPPWEIDRQVREYLAQLRELLETDDAEITPEQANLQAILEAASMRLLPALDAVVSQYQRESEAEQAAINRDQIRLYHQSCQAAEKAQKQAQELEAALQDLHEIQSKLLQTEKMSSLGQLVAGVAHEINNPINFISGNITHASAYVSDLLDLLRLYQESYPQPRDPIQRQAEAIDLEFVQKDIVKLLASMKTGSDRIRQIVNSLKTFARMDEADYKRVDIHEGIESSLLILQHRFHGSGKHPPIQLKRDYGQLPAIDCYAGQLNQVFLNILNNAIDALDERDRNRTLEEMKTHPSLIEICTRRLSGNWVQIRIRDNGIGIPESHRSRIFDPFFTTKPVGQGTGLGMSVSYQIIAELHGGQLDCVSKLGQGTEFIIEIPIQAIACTISPSVANVP, via the coding sequence ATGACACAGGCCGTCAATGCAGCCATTGTAAACATCAGCGGCCGACAGCGGATGTTATCACAGCGGATCGCCATGCTATCCTTGCGTTGGGCCTGTAGCCAAGATGTCCAGGAACGCGCTAACTTTCGCCAAGAAATTGCCGAGCTGGTGGACGTAATGGAACTATCCCACCAAGGCTTATTAACGGGAAATGCTGAACTTCATTTACCAGGACATCCCTCAGAAACAGTTCGAGAGATGTATTTTGAACCGCCTTGGGAAATTGACCGTCAGGTTCGTGAGTATTTGGCACAACTTCGAGAGTTGTTAGAAACAGACGACGCTGAAATCACGCCAGAGCAAGCGAATCTCCAGGCAATTCTGGAGGCAGCTTCAATGAGGTTATTGCCTGCTTTAGATGCCGTTGTGAGTCAATATCAACGGGAAAGTGAAGCCGAACAAGCTGCCATCAACCGCGATCAGATTCGACTCTATCACCAAAGTTGTCAAGCTGCTGAAAAGGCACAAAAACAAGCCCAAGAACTCGAAGCCGCGTTACAGGATCTCCATGAGATTCAGTCCAAGTTGCTGCAAACCGAAAAGATGTCTAGTTTAGGGCAGTTGGTGGCTGGAGTGGCCCATGAGATTAATAATCCCATTAACTTTATTTCGGGGAATATCACTCATGCCTCTGCCTATGTCTCGGACTTATTAGACTTGTTACGTCTATACCAAGAGAGCTATCCTCAGCCGAGGGACCCGATTCAACGCCAAGCCGAAGCCATTGACTTGGAATTTGTGCAAAAAGATATCGTTAAACTCCTGGCATCGATGAAAACGGGGAGCGATCGCATTCGGCAGATTGTCAACTCCCTAAAAACCTTTGCCCGGATGGATGAGGCGGATTATAAACGGGTTGATATCCACGAGGGGATTGAGAGTTCCCTGTTGATTCTGCAACATCGTTTTCACGGAAGCGGGAAGCACCCCCCCATCCAACTGAAACGGGACTATGGGCAACTTCCGGCCATTGACTGTTATGCCGGACAACTCAATCAAGTCTTTCTCAATATCCTCAATAATGCCATTGATGCCCTCGATGAGCGCGATCGCAACCGGACTCTGGAGGAGATGAAGACTCACCCCAGTTTGATTGAGATTTGTACCCGTCGCCTCTCTGGGAACTGGGTGCAAATTCGCATCCGAGATAATGGCATCGGCATTCCTGAATCGCACCGTTCCCGCATTTTCGATCCCTTTTTCACCACGAAACCCGTGGGCCAAGGCACTGGACTGGGAATGTCCGTCAGCTATCAGATTATTGCCGAACTCCATGGGGGCCAACTCGACTGCGTCTCCAAGCTGGGACAGGGGACAGAATTTATCATCGAGATTCCCATACAGGCGATCGCCTGCACCATCTCTCCCTCAGTGGCGAACGTTCCTTAG
- a CDS encoding phage holin family protein, translating into MVLGFPVLVITLGLFMVVINAAIFGLAAWLVRGFHLRWEIWSALLGSIALGLINSILSHFLPA; encoded by the coding sequence GTGGTCTTGGGATTTCCGGTACTTGTGATTACGCTGGGGCTGTTTATGGTCGTGATCAATGCAGCTATTTTTGGACTGGCTGCCTGGCTTGTGCGTGGCTTCCACTTACGCTGGGAAATTTGGAGTGCTTTACTGGGTTCAATTGCCCTGGGCTTAATCAACTCGATTCTAAGTCATTTCCTACCGGCCTAA
- the ychF gene encoding redox-regulated ATPase YchF, with product MLRAGIVGLPNVGKSTLFNALVANAKAQAANFPFCTIEPNVGVVAVPDDRLGKLATLSESEQIVPTRMEFVDIAGLVAGASQGEGLGNQFLANIREVDAIVHVVRCFENDDIIHVSGSIDPMRDIEVINLELGLADLSQLERRMDRTRKQARKDKEAAFELTVLEKLAEALNAGKSARSVSLTQEEEVAIQALNLLTRKPIIYATNVSEEDLAEGNAWVEQVREVAAVEQAQVVVVSAQVEAELIELPEEERQDFLESLGVSEGGLQSLIRASYDLLGLRTYLTTGPKETRAWTIRAGMTAPQAAGVIHTDFERGFIRAETIGCEELLALGSMTAAKEAGKIRSEGKDYVVQEGDVVLFRFNV from the coding sequence ATGCTCAGAGCCGGAATTGTCGGACTTCCCAACGTGGGAAAATCCACATTGTTTAATGCCCTGGTTGCCAATGCCAAAGCCCAGGCAGCCAATTTCCCCTTTTGTACCATTGAACCCAATGTGGGGGTGGTGGCGGTTCCCGATGACCGTCTGGGCAAGTTGGCGACCCTGTCTGAGTCTGAGCAAATTGTCCCGACTCGCATGGAGTTTGTGGATATTGCTGGCTTGGTGGCCGGTGCGAGTCAGGGAGAAGGCCTGGGAAATCAGTTCTTGGCCAATATCCGGGAAGTGGATGCGATTGTGCATGTGGTGCGTTGTTTCGAGAATGACGATATTATCCATGTCTCTGGCTCCATTGACCCAATGCGCGATATTGAGGTGATTAACCTGGAGTTGGGCTTAGCGGATTTGTCGCAACTGGAACGCCGTATGGATCGTACCCGCAAACAGGCTCGTAAGGACAAGGAGGCGGCGTTTGAGTTGACGGTGTTAGAAAAACTGGCCGAGGCACTTAATGCCGGGAAATCTGCCCGTAGTGTCTCCCTGACGCAGGAGGAAGAGGTGGCGATTCAAGCCCTTAATCTCCTCACCCGCAAGCCGATTATTTACGCCACCAATGTCTCGGAAGAGGATTTGGCGGAGGGGAACGCTTGGGTGGAACAAGTCCGGGAGGTGGCAGCCGTGGAACAGGCTCAGGTGGTAGTGGTGTCGGCTCAGGTTGAGGCTGAGTTGATTGAACTTCCTGAGGAAGAACGTCAGGATTTCTTGGAGTCTCTGGGGGTGAGTGAGGGGGGCCTACAGTCTCTGATTCGTGCTAGCTATGATTTGTTGGGCTTGCGGACTTATCTCACCACGGGCCCCAAGGAAACTCGCGCCTGGACGATTCGCGCCGGCATGACGGCCCCCCAAGCGGCGGGGGTAATTCATACGGACTTTGAACGAGGCTTTATTCGCGCTGAGACAATTGGCTGTGAGGAGTTGTTGGCGTTGGGGTCGATGACGGCGGCTAAGGAGGCGGGGAAAATCCGCAGTGAGGGGAAGGATTATGTGGTGCAGGAGGGGGATGTGGTGTTGTTTCGGTTTAATGTTTAG
- a CDS encoding EI24 domain-containing protein, producing MTDKSRDNWFYRLLDLPVGVVAGALYPLKAIAILAQNSKLWGYIAFPILLNLIIGVGLYIGLLRPGLGEIQGITVALDARITAWIANLPQWLGWLSWFGELLGGLLQGILVVGLFLATGLLLVQFGAILGSPWYGQLSEELEKLKTGKVTTYEQGLLVIFKDIWRALAFEVKKLILALGLGILLFLANWVPGLGTLVAGLGGVAIAALIVCLDFLDAPLERRRLRFRDKLKIVVGGLPATATFSLVSLFLVSIPFVNLLAVPVCVAAGTLLFCDRIYPRRFADQEADTLSGEELERKAKEGSRQ from the coding sequence ATGACAGATAAATCCCGCGATAATTGGTTTTATCGGCTGCTGGATTTGCCGGTTGGTGTTGTTGCGGGGGCGTTGTATCCCCTCAAGGCGATCGCCATCCTGGCCCAAAACAGCAAACTCTGGGGCTATATTGCCTTTCCTATCCTGTTAAATCTCATCATTGGGGTGGGGCTTTATATTGGCTTGTTGCGCCCTGGATTAGGGGAAATTCAGGGGATTACGGTGGCCTTGGATGCCCGGATTACGGCCTGGATTGCCAATTTACCTCAATGGTTGGGTTGGCTGAGTTGGTTTGGAGAACTATTGGGGGGCCTGTTGCAAGGCATCCTGGTGGTGGGCTTATTTCTGGCGACGGGGTTGTTGTTGGTGCAGTTTGGGGCGATTCTGGGGTCTCCTTGGTATGGGCAGTTATCGGAGGAGTTGGAGAAGTTAAAGACGGGGAAAGTCACCACCTATGAACAGGGGCTGTTGGTGATTTTTAAGGATATCTGGCGTGCGTTAGCCTTTGAGGTGAAGAAACTTATCTTGGCGTTGGGGTTGGGGATACTCTTGTTTTTGGCGAACTGGGTTCCGGGGTTAGGAACGTTGGTGGCTGGGCTTGGTGGGGTGGCGATCGCAGCCCTGATTGTCTGTCTGGATTTCCTGGATGCTCCCCTCGAACGTCGCCGCCTCCGCTTTCGGGATAAGCTCAAGATTGTGGTGGGGGGACTTCCGGCAACGGCTACGTTTAGCTTGGTGTCGTTGTTTTTGGTGAGTATTCCTTTTGTGAATCTATTGGCAGTTCCGGTGTGTGTGGCGGCGGGAACGCTGTTGTTCTGCGATCGCATTTATCCCAGACGTTTTGCGGATCAAGAGGCGGATACTCTTTCTGGAGAGGAGTTAGAACGGAAGGCAAAAGAAGGCAGTAGGCAGTAG
- the panD gene encoding aspartate 1-decarboxylase: MMQRSLLYAKLHNCTLTGSNLDYMGSISIDRALLDEVGIVPYEQVQIVNVNNGERLMSYVICAPPQSGLIELNGAAARLGMKGDRLIIMAYAQFSAEDLKEHQPKVVILGQGNRIEAVHHYPHPLAPIEQQTAEAQLV, translated from the coding sequence ATGATGCAGCGATCGCTCCTGTACGCCAAACTCCATAATTGCACCCTGACGGGATCTAATCTTGATTATATGGGGAGCATTAGCATTGATCGCGCTCTCCTCGATGAAGTGGGAATTGTTCCCTATGAGCAGGTGCAGATTGTCAATGTCAACAATGGTGAACGGTTGATGAGTTATGTCATCTGCGCTCCACCCCAGTCCGGCTTAATTGAACTCAACGGTGCGGCGGCCCGTTTGGGAATGAAGGGCGATCGCCTGATTATTATGGCCTACGCTCAGTTTTCGGCGGAAGATCTCAAAGAACATCAGCCTAAAGTGGTGATTCTCGGCCAGGGAAACCGCATTGAGGCGGTGCATCATTACCCCCATCCCCTGGCGCCCATCGAACAGCAAACGGCTGAGGCACAATTGGTGTGA
- a CDS encoding RNA-guided endonuclease InsQ/TnpB family protein: MKARYKYRFYPTDQQQESLAQLFGCVRVVWNDALASCQSDKYPGYNRLSKALTQSKKTEERRWLKDVSSVPLQQSLKQLDTAFKNFFDSLKGKRKGKKVSQPKFKKKTKRQAATFTKAAFSVKGDVVYLAKIGDLKPIWSRKLPATPSSVTVIKDCANRYFLSFVVEGKPTNIEAESQSIGIDLGLKTFAVMSDGEKVKSPDYSKLDRRIRQRQRQLARQQKGSKRRNKTRLRIAKLHNKIADTRLDFLHKLSTQVVSENQTIVLEDLNVSGMVKNRRLARAISQQGWREFRTLCEAKSEKFGRDFRVINRWEPTSQVCSECGFKWGKLDLSVRSVLCLSCETEQDRDENAARNIETVGMGHRHDLKRTGSDCKTSSEASCWEPSRITEASAGVSMSINQYLWSWDFRYL, from the coding sequence ATGAAAGCTAGGTATAAGTACCGCTTCTATCCAACAGACCAACAGCAGGAGAGCCTCGCTCAACTGTTCGGTTGTGTCCGTGTCGTATGGAACGATGCTTTGGCTTCGTGTCAGTCCGACAAATACCCTGGCTATAACAGGTTGTCTAAGGCGTTAACTCAGTCCAAAAAGACAGAGGAACGCCGTTGGTTGAAAGATGTTTCGTCTGTCCCGTTGCAGCAGTCGTTAAAGCAGCTAGACACAGCGTTTAAAAACTTTTTCGACTCACTAAAAGGGAAACGAAAAGGCAAAAAAGTCAGTCAGCCCAAATTCAAGAAAAAGACAAAACGTCAGGCTGCTACTTTTACTAAAGCCGCGTTTTCGGTAAAAGGCGACGTAGTGTATCTCGCAAAAATCGGCGACCTTAAGCCGATTTGGTCTAGGAAATTGCCCGCAACTCCCAGCTCTGTCACAGTCATCAAAGACTGTGCAAACCGCTATTTTTTGAGTTTTGTTGTTGAGGGCAAACCCACTAACATCGAGGCTGAAAGCCAAAGCATTGGCATCGACTTAGGACTCAAAACTTTTGCTGTAATGAGTGACGGAGAAAAAGTCAAAAGCCCTGACTACTCGAAGTTAGACCGTCGAATTCGCCAACGGCAACGCCAATTAGCGCGTCAACAGAAAGGCTCGAAGCGGAGAAACAAAACCCGGCTTCGTATTGCCAAGCTACACAACAAAATCGCAGATACACGCTTAGATTTTCTGCACAAGCTATCAACTCAGGTCGTTAGTGAGAACCAAACTATCGTCCTAGAGGACTTAAATGTGTCGGGAATGGTCAAAAATCGACGGTTAGCCCGTGCTATCAGTCAACAAGGCTGGCGAGAGTTCCGAACTCTGTGCGAGGCTAAATCGGAAAAGTTCGGGCGAGATTTTCGGGTCATTAACCGATGGGAGCCGACGAGCCAAGTTTGCTCGGAGTGTGGTTTTAAGTGGGGCAAATTAGACCTATCAGTGCGTTCGGTCCTGTGCTTGAGTTGTGAAACTGAACAGGACCGCGACGAAAACGCTGCGAGAAATATAGAAACGGTCGGCATGGGGCATCGGCACGACCTTAAACGGACGGGGAGCGACTGTAAGACCTCTTCGGAGGCGAGTTGCTGGGAACCGTCAAGAATCACCGAGGCTTCAGCGGGCGTGAGTATGTCAATAAACCAGTATTTGTGGTCTTGGGATTTCCGGTACTTGTGA
- the thiL gene encoding thiamine-phosphate kinase: MQISDLGERELLKRLQQFCPRDIIGDDGAVLAVPPSQSLVVTTDTLVNGVHFSPQTTSAEDVGWRAVAANLSDLAAMGATPLGITVSLALPRETELAWLDGLYQGMVACLEVYATPLVGGDLCRASEISLNITALGSVASAIYRHQARVGDAIVVSGVHGASRAGLELLLNDLQWGDLDPQIRENLISAHQRPRPRLDLLEPLQRLGIGRIAGMDSSDGLGDAVIQLAHESGVKAQLWGDRLPSPPGLSAMVPPDLAQDWVLWGGEDFELVLCLAPEDAKRLVDEVAGLAIIGEMVAGMGAELQLRDRIEILAIQSGFRHF, from the coding sequence ATGCAGATTTCAGACTTAGGGGAACGGGAGCTGTTGAAACGATTACAGCAGTTTTGTCCCCGAGATATTATTGGGGATGATGGAGCGGTTCTAGCGGTTCCACCGTCTCAGTCTCTGGTGGTGACGACAGATACCCTCGTCAATGGGGTTCACTTTAGCCCCCAAACGACCTCAGCGGAGGATGTGGGCTGGCGGGCGGTGGCGGCGAATCTCTCGGATTTGGCGGCGATGGGGGCGACTCCTTTGGGCATTACGGTGAGTTTGGCCCTGCCTCGGGAGACGGAGTTGGCCTGGCTCGATGGCTTATATCAAGGGATGGTTGCCTGTCTGGAGGTGTATGCAACGCCTCTTGTGGGGGGCGATCTCTGTCGCGCGTCCGAGATTAGTTTGAATATTACGGCCCTGGGTTCGGTTGCCTCGGCCATCTATCGTCATCAGGCTCGGGTGGGAGATGCGATCGTGGTCAGTGGGGTGCATGGTGCGTCGAGGGCGGGGTTAGAATTATTGCTCAACGACCTGCAATGGGGCGATTTAGACCCGCAAATTCGTGAAAATCTGATTTCTGCCCATCAGCGCCCTCGACCCCGTTTAGACCTCTTAGAGCCACTGCAACGGTTGGGGATTGGGCGCATCGCTGGGATGGATAGTTCTGATGGGTTGGGGGATGCGGTGATTCAACTGGCTCATGAGAGTGGGGTGAAGGCTCAACTCTGGGGCGATCGTCTCCCCAGTCCCCCGGGCTTATCGGCGATGGTTCCCCCAGATTTGGCTCAAGATTGGGTGTTGTGGGGCGGAGAAGATTTTGAGTTGGTGTTGTGTCTCGCACCTGAGGATGCGAAACGCTTGGTTGATGAGGTGGCAGGGCTAGCGATTATTGGTGAGATGGTAGCGGGCATGGGGGCAGAATTGCAATTGCGCGATCGCATCGAAATCCTGGCGATACAATCGGGCTTTCGCCATTTTTAA
- a CDS encoding Npun_F5749 family FMN-dependent PPOX-type flavoprotein: MSLAPWRTHLAAALHLNRSLIYARYLQLATVRPDGTPANRTVVFRGFAEGDRLQIITDRRSAKMQEIADNCQAEACWYFPKTREQFRLGGSLISVSAASDDEELQRLRSHLWQQISDNARSSFAWPEPGGDRTPLEAFQVSPPNPKTPLESFALLLLEPIRVDWLQLRGNPQNRHLYQRNNDGSWSQQELNP, from the coding sequence ATGAGTCTGGCTCCTTGGAGAACTCATCTAGCGGCTGCCTTACACCTCAACCGCAGTCTAATCTATGCTCGCTATTTGCAACTGGCGACAGTACGTCCTGATGGGACTCCGGCGAACCGAACGGTGGTGTTTCGGGGCTTTGCCGAGGGCGATCGCCTACAAATCATTACCGATCGCCGCAGTGCCAAGATGCAGGAAATTGCGGACAATTGCCAGGCCGAAGCCTGTTGGTATTTCCCCAAAACTCGGGAACAGTTCCGCCTAGGAGGTTCGTTAATTTCGGTATCAGCCGCATCTGACGATGAGGAGTTACAACGGTTGCGATCACACCTCTGGCAACAGATTTCCGACAATGCTCGTTCCAGTTTCGCCTGGCCCGAACCTGGGGGCGATCGCACTCCCCTAGAAGCCTTCCAAGTCTCTCCCCCCAATCCCAAAACTCCCTTAGAGAGTTTTGCCCTCCTCTTACTCGAACCCATCCGCGTCGATTGGCTACAACTACGAGGCAACCCCCAAAATCGCCATCTCTATCAACGCAACAATGATGGCAGTTGGAGTCAGCAAGAACTCAACCCCTAA
- a CDS encoding Npun_R2821/Npun_R2822 family protein, whose amino-acid sequence MAIQQGIYTLANDRVYDQLVALINSIHSNHDENARICVIPYDSKIEKIKTLTSDKVFLFDNLDFIEVLSDFALSVWTDKRFKGKTKKAWFHYSNTIRKLCSFEGVFDEFVYVDCDSLVMSSLSDCFQKLNQYDCIFDDWEHNKQECFLSIELITQKYGCDVTKVKQSCHASDFFASKKGRINRGILQETQSKLLQDEEIYFIKEKGWWDEVYLFSYLTFFLDCRVFNYTMSTNPQERTGNIAGVDPFVEKDWVLYNAQGCKPIRRIHYMGYPSKDFYYLCRGEDLALPHRDVFLHYRFLQEPEKAPKSLKKINSSTQLWRQCGQGVQKLRARLQPR is encoded by the coding sequence ATGGCTATTCAACAAGGAATCTACACGTTAGCAAATGACAGGGTCTATGATCAGTTAGTTGCTTTAATCAACAGTATTCACAGCAACCACGACGAAAATGCTCGAATTTGTGTTATTCCTTACGATTCTAAAATCGAGAAGATAAAAACATTGACATCAGACAAAGTATTTTTGTTTGACAATCTTGATTTTATTGAGGTTTTATCAGATTTTGCTTTAAGTGTTTGGACTGATAAACGATTTAAAGGTAAGACGAAAAAAGCTTGGTTTCATTACAGTAATACCATCCGCAAGCTCTGTTCATTTGAGGGTGTTTTTGATGAGTTTGTCTATGTTGATTGTGACTCATTAGTCATGTCTTCCTTGTCAGACTGCTTTCAAAAGTTAAATCAATATGATTGTATTTTTGATGATTGGGAGCATAACAAGCAAGAGTGCTTTTTGTCGATAGAGTTGATAACTCAAAAGTATGGCTGTGACGTCACAAAAGTCAAACAGTCTTGTCATGCTTCAGATTTCTTTGCTTCCAAAAAAGGACGTATAAATCGAGGGATTTTGCAGGAAACCCAGTCTAAGCTACTCCAAGATGAAGAAATTTATTTCATAAAAGAGAAGGGTTGGTGGGATGAAGTGTATTTGTTTAGCTATTTAACTTTTTTCTTGGATTGTAGGGTGTTTAATTACACAATGAGTACCAATCCTCAAGAGCGAACCGGCAATATTGCTGGGGTAGATCCTTTTGTTGAAAAAGACTGGGTTCTCTATAATGCTCAAGGCTGTAAACCCATTCGTCGAATTCATTATATGGGGTATCCTTCCAAAGACTTTTATTATCTATGTCGAGGGGAAGATTTAGCTCTTCCCCATCGTGATGTATTTCTTCACTATCGATTTTTGCAGGAACCGGAGAAAGCACCCAAATCGCTCAAAAAAATCAATTCTAGTACCCAATTGTGGCGCCAGTGCGGACAAGGAGTTCAGAAATTGAGGGCCCGGTTACAGCCTAGATGA
- the cbiT gene encoding precorrin-6Y C5,15-methyltransferase subunit CbiT, producing the protein MSPEATPLWPYVTPGIADELFERLPGIPLSKREVRLILLSQLRLTHDAVLWDIGAGTGTIAVESGLLCRQGKIIAIERDEEVAQLIRRNCDRFGVENVQVVEGSAPDCLVNLSPPPTHACIEGGRAVTDILQTVWQVLKPGGRLVATAGNLESLYQISQTFAELPARHIEVVQSAVNRLETRGTHQVLAAVSPIFILSGEKIAR; encoded by the coding sequence ATGTCCCCTGAAGCAACTCCCCTTTGGCCCTACGTCACCCCCGGCATTGCCGATGAGTTATTTGAACGGCTTCCTGGCATCCCCCTGAGTAAACGGGAAGTGCGTCTGATTTTACTCTCACAACTGCGCCTAACTCACGATGCCGTTCTCTGGGATATTGGCGCGGGGACGGGAACCATTGCCGTTGAAAGTGGCTTATTGTGTCGGCAGGGCAAGATTATTGCCATCGAGCGGGATGAAGAGGTCGCGCAGCTGATTCGCCGTAATTGTGATCGCTTTGGTGTTGAAAATGTCCAGGTGGTCGAAGGAAGCGCCCCCGACTGTCTCGTGAACCTCTCCCCGCCGCCGACTCATGCTTGTATTGAAGGGGGGCGAGCGGTGACAGACATCTTGCAGACGGTGTGGCAGGTGCTGAAACCGGGGGGACGATTGGTCGCCACGGCGGGGAATCTGGAGAGCCTTTATCAAATTTCCCAAACCTTCGCCGAGTTGCCCGCCCGCCATATTGAAGTGGTCCAGTCAGCCGTCAATCGTCTGGAAACACGGGGGACACATCAAGTTCTGGCAGCCGTTAGCCCCATTTTTATTCTCAGTGGTGAGAAAATCGCCCGGTAG
- the tnpA gene encoding IS200/IS605 family transposase — protein MATQFRRGRHSVTDLKIHRVCVTKYRRPVLTREGLVLLETFFYTVARKMDFEILEFNGECDHIHRLIEYPPKLSVSQIVNSLKGVSSRRYGQAGLPKPYKKDALWSPSYFASSVGGAPVEILRQYIENQRKPS, from the coding sequence ATGGCAACCCAGTTTCGGCGTGGCAGGCATAGCGTCACCGACCTCAAAATTCACCGAGTCTGCGTAACTAAATATCGAAGACCCGTGCTAACTCGAGAGGGTCTGGTGTTGCTCGAAACGTTCTTCTACACGGTCGCCAGAAAAATGGATTTTGAAATTTTGGAGTTTAACGGCGAATGCGACCACATACACAGGCTTATTGAGTATCCGCCGAAGTTATCGGTTTCTCAGATTGTCAATAGTCTTAAGGGTGTATCTAGTCGTAGATACGGACAAGCCGGACTACCAAAGCCATACAAAAAAGATGCCTTGTGGAGTCCGAGCTATTTTGCGTCATCCGTTGGTGGCGCACCTGTCGAGATTCTCAGGCAATACATTGAGAATCAGAGAAAGCCGTCCTAG
- a CDS encoding inorganic diphosphatase, whose amino-acid sequence MDLSRIPAQPKPGLVSVLIEIAGGSKNKYEFDKDLGCFALDRVLFSSVHYPFDYGFIPNTLADDGDPLDGMVMMDEPTFPGCVITARPLGMLEMIDGGDRDEKLLCVPAEDPRYAEYTSLENVEKHRLDEIAEFFRTYKNLEKKETQILGWKDLDAVKPLIEECVKAYG is encoded by the coding sequence GTGGATTTATCGCGTATTCCTGCTCAACCCAAACCGGGCCTCGTCAGTGTTTTGATTGAAATTGCCGGTGGAAGTAAGAACAAGTATGAGTTTGATAAGGACTTAGGCTGTTTTGCGCTCGATCGCGTCTTGTTTTCCTCGGTCCATTATCCCTTTGACTATGGGTTTATCCCCAATACCCTCGCTGATGATGGAGATCCCCTCGATGGGATGGTGATGATGGATGAACCGACGTTCCCTGGCTGTGTGATTACGGCTCGGCCTCTGGGAATGTTAGAAATGATTGATGGGGGCGATCGCGATGAAAAACTCCTCTGTGTTCCCGCTGAAGATCCTCGCTATGCGGAGTACACCTCTCTGGAGAACGTGGAAAAACACCGCCTCGATGAGATTGCTGAGTTCTTCCGCACTTACAAGAACCTAGAGAAGAAAGAGACGCAAATTCTGGGCTGGAAAGATTTGGATGCGGTCAAGCCTCTAATCGAGGAATGCGTGAAGGCTTACGGTTAA